One window of Bacillus alkalicellulosilyticus genomic DNA carries:
- a CDS encoding glycosyltransferase: MERKKKKKILFMVINMNIGGTEKALLNMLDEIPEEQYDITLLMLEEFGGFLEAVQNHVTIQYLDGYEKIKRSLEEPPYLLAKNYISNWKLSKGINHFFYHTMSKVFNDRSSYFEYLLKNCERDTTEYDIAVAYAGPMDFISYYIAKKIKAKRKIQWIHFDVSKIGFNLSFAKKFYPKFDKVFVVSNTAREKIIKYLPHLSEKIETFYNTLSPSSINKLAKQGEGFRDNFKGTRILTVGRLSKEKGQDIAIQVCAMLKKSGYNIRWYCIGEGNARKEYENLIIKYDVAEEFVLLGSQSNPYPYMDQCDIYVQPSRYEGFCITLSEAKCFKSPIVITNFTGASEQITNEINGLIVSIEKKEIYLGITKILNNNKLIDNLKNALCSENLDKNNDLQKLYNIFEM, encoded by the coding sequence ATGGAACGAAAAAAGAAAAAAAAGATATTATTTATGGTTATCAACATGAATATAGGTGGAACAGAAAAAGCCTTACTTAACATGTTGGATGAAATCCCGGAAGAGCAATATGACATCACCCTGTTAATGCTTGAGGAATTCGGAGGTTTCCTCGAAGCAGTTCAAAACCATGTTACGATACAATATTTAGATGGTTACGAAAAAATCAAAAGAAGTTTAGAAGAACCACCATATTTATTAGCAAAAAACTATATATCTAACTGGAAATTATCTAAAGGAATTAATCACTTTTTCTATCATACAATGTCAAAAGTATTTAATGATAGAAGTTCTTATTTTGAATATTTGTTAAAGAACTGTGAAAGGGATACAACAGAATATGACATAGCTGTAGCTTATGCAGGTCCGATGGACTTCATAAGCTATTATATTGCAAAAAAAATTAAAGCAAAAAGAAAAATACAGTGGATTCACTTTGATGTAAGTAAAATTGGTTTTAACCTATCTTTTGCTAAGAAATTCTATCCTAAATTTGATAAAGTGTTTGTTGTTTCAAATACCGCAAGAGAAAAAATTATCAAATATCTACCACACTTATCAGAGAAAATTGAGACATTTTACAATACTCTATCCCCCTCTTCTATAAATAAACTAGCAAAACAAGGTGAGGGGTTTAGGGATAACTTTAAAGGTACTAGAATTTTGACAGTCGGAAGACTTAGTAAAGAAAAAGGGCAAGATATCGCAATTCAAGTGTGTGCGATGCTAAAGAAGTCAGGTTATAACATTAGATGGTACTGTATTGGTGAAGGGAATGCGAGGAAAGAATATGAGAACCTTATAATAAAGTACGACGTTGCTGAGGAGTTTGTTCTGTTGGGTTCCCAGTCAAACCCATACCCATATATGGACCAATGTGATATTTATGTTCAACCTTCGAGATATGAAGGATTTTGTATCACACTATCTGAAGCAAAATGCTTTAAAAGTCCGATTGTGATAACTAACTTCACAGGTGCATCGGAACAAATTACAAATGAAATAAATGGTCTCATTGTTTCTATTGAAAAAAAAGAAATATATCTAGGTATTACTAAAATATTAAATAATAATAAATTAATAGATAATTTGAAAAATGCTCTGTGTAGTGAAAATCTAGATAAAAATAATGACCTTCAAAAGTTATATAATATTTTTGAAATGTAA
- a CDS encoding asparagine synthase-related protein: MSAIAGIYNLNQTPIPTGYSELMMDSLAQFPHNKLSIWNYKNVFLGCLHQWITPESITEKLPYFDKERNVAITADAIIDNRDDLFSSLQVDKAYQKVITDSELILRAYYKWGDDCPEYLIGDFAFMIWDERKHKLFGARDFSGTRTLYYFLKENTLAFCTTIEPLLALPLIKKSINEEWLAEYLAISSVVDTVDTSITPYKNIAQIPPSHSITLEEGKVRIKRYNYFNFEMQLNYKTNEEYVEAFHEVFEKAVKSRLRTFQKVGSHLSGGLDSGAVVGFAAQALSEENKPLNTFSYIPYEDFTDFTPKNQLADERPFIKSTVEYIGGIQDYYLNFQEKDPYSEINDFLGILEMPYKYFENSFWVKGMFEKAQDEGVGVLLSGGRGNFTISWGHALTHYATLLKKLRWVRLYQELNQYSLNAGGPRLRRVPYIAKLAFPFIGKTMGSSHSSTFPKLINPEFANSSGVFQKLRKYGIDETGWFSSNNMHKLRKNHFDEVYHWNATNTLSTKLSLKYSVLNRDPTNDLRVVKFCLSLPDEQCVQNGLDRAFIRRATKGMLPDKVRLNQRVRGVQGTDWLHRMALVWSNFINEIQQISNDQRIYKYIDKNAIEGALAKVNDGPKPEYAICPDYRLLMRFVIVYRYLNRML, encoded by the coding sequence ATGAGTGCAATAGCCGGTATCTACAATTTAAACCAAACGCCAATTCCTACTGGCTATAGTGAGTTAATGATGGATAGTCTAGCTCAATTTCCTCACAATAAGTTGTCTATATGGAATTACAAGAATGTATTTTTGGGATGTCTTCACCAATGGATTACACCTGAATCTATAACTGAAAAACTACCATACTTTGATAAAGAACGAAATGTTGCTATAACGGCAGATGCTATTATTGATAATCGTGATGATTTATTTTCTTCCCTACAAGTAGATAAAGCATACCAGAAAGTTATAACAGATAGTGAACTTATTCTCCGAGCTTACTATAAATGGGGAGACGATTGTCCGGAATATCTTATCGGTGATTTTGCTTTTATGATATGGGATGAAAGAAAGCATAAACTATTTGGTGCTAGAGATTTTTCTGGAACCCGTACACTTTACTATTTCTTAAAGGAAAATACGTTAGCTTTTTGTACAACAATTGAACCTTTACTTGCATTGCCTTTGATTAAAAAGTCTATAAATGAAGAATGGCTAGCTGAATATTTAGCAATTTCATCAGTTGTTGATACTGTTGATACATCAATAACACCTTATAAAAATATTGCACAAATTCCTCCTTCTCATAGTATTACTTTAGAAGAAGGAAAAGTAAGAATTAAGAGATACAATTATTTTAATTTTGAAATGCAACTTAATTATAAAACTAATGAAGAGTATGTAGAAGCATTTCATGAAGTATTCGAAAAGGCTGTGAAATCGCGCTTGCGAACCTTCCAAAAGGTTGGTTCTCACTTGAGCGGAGGTTTGGATTCAGGAGCAGTGGTAGGTTTTGCTGCACAAGCTCTAAGTGAAGAAAACAAACCACTCAACACTTTCAGCTATATTCCTTACGAAGATTTTACGGATTTTACCCCTAAAAACCAATTGGCAGATGAGAGGCCATTCATAAAATCGACGGTTGAATACATTGGTGGAATTCAAGACTATTATTTAAACTTTCAAGAGAAAGATCCATATTCTGAAATCAACGATTTTCTTGGAATACTAGAAATGCCCTATAAGTATTTTGAAAACTCTTTTTGGGTAAAGGGTATGTTTGAGAAAGCACAAGATGAAGGAGTAGGAGTATTATTAAGTGGTGGAAGAGGTAATTTCACTATTTCATGGGGGCATGCCTTAACCCATTATGCAACACTACTAAAGAAATTAAGATGGGTTCGTTTATACCAGGAGTTAAACCAATATAGTTTAAATGCAGGAGGTCCTAGGTTACGTAGGGTTCCATACATAGCAAAATTAGCATTTCCATTTATCGGTAAAACAATGGGTAGTAGTCATTCAAGTACATTCCCAAAATTAATCAATCCAGAGTTCGCAAACAGTAGTGGTGTTTTTCAAAAACTAAGAAAATATGGAATTGATGAAACAGGTTGGTTTTCATCTAACAATATGCATAAATTAAGGAAAAACCATTTTGATGAAGTATACCATTGGAATGCTACCAATACATTATCAACAAAACTATCTTTAAAATATTCAGTATTGAATCGAGATCCAACCAATGATCTTCGTGTAGTTAAATTCTGTTTATCTCTTCCCGATGAACAATGTGTTCAAAACGGATTAGATCGTGCTTTTATCCGTAGGGCAACAAAGGGTATGTTACCTGACAAAGTTAGATTAAACCAGCGAGTAAGAGGTGTACAGGGGACAGATTGGCTTCACAGAATGGCTCTAGTTTGGTCTAATTTTATAAATGAAATTCAGCAAATCAGTAATGACCAACGAATATACAAATATATTGATAAAAACGCAATAGAGGGTGCACTAGCAAAGGTTAATGATGGTCCTAAACCAGAATATGCTATTTGTCCTGACTATAGATTATTAATGCGATTCGTAATTGTCTATCGATATTTAAATAGAATGCTATGA
- a CDS encoding asparagine synthase-related protein, translating into MSAIAGIMNVNKEILHPSHKKLFLDGFQQFPSSSKETWQGDNMFLYCHHQCITPESIGEQLPYHDYERQLVITADAILDNRDELIVKLNISKKYEKLITDSKLILLAYDKWKDECPKHLLGDFAFMIWDEKEQKLFGARDFSGARTLYYFNNPEHFAFSTIIEPLFTLPYVNKQLNEEWLAEFLAIPTMVESVSMETTVYKNVMQLPPSHSITVQNGKVSISRYLTLEVNEPLRFGSNDEYEEAFREVLQRAVKERLRTHGKVGSHLSGGLDSGSVVSFAAQELKKKGQKLHTFSYIPEDSFEDWTPYYYQADERPYVKETVRHVGNIKDHYLDFAGKSPLSEIDDFLDIMEMPYKFFENAYWLNGINEYAQKQGVKVLLNGARGNHSISWGSWNMTMNYYGNLLKKLKWIQLNSELNFYCRNFRTGKRVMLPQVVKKAFPNAINMFQKQISTPYQFPAFIEPSFANRTKVYEKLKAYDDIGLHGGTVNNLQEYRMKYYQQLYPWNKSGTANTKLSLRYGMWDRDPTNDLSVIKFCLAVPEEQYVVGGLERSLIRRSMKGWLPEKVRLNQVVRGIQGADTIHRMSSQWKNFIHELESTVHNPIITEFIDKNVIKQSIERIKAEPKPELVFDDDFKILTRTLIVSRFIKQFH; encoded by the coding sequence ATGAGTGCTATTGCTGGGATTATGAATGTAAATAAAGAGATATTGCATCCTTCCCACAAGAAACTATTTCTTGATGGATTTCAGCAATTTCCTTCTAGTTCAAAAGAAACATGGCAAGGTGACAATATGTTTTTATATTGTCATCACCAATGCATTACTCCAGAGTCTATAGGAGAACAACTTCCATATCATGATTATGAACGGCAACTTGTCATTACCGCTGATGCGATACTCGACAACCGTGATGAACTCATAGTTAAACTTAATATATCTAAAAAATATGAAAAACTTATTACAGATAGCAAGCTAATCTTATTAGCTTATGATAAATGGAAAGACGAATGTCCTAAGCACTTACTTGGTGATTTCGCTTTTATGATTTGGGATGAAAAAGAACAAAAGTTATTTGGGGCAAGAGATTTTTCAGGAGCAAGAACCTTATACTATTTTAATAATCCTGAGCACTTCGCATTTTCAACAATTATCGAACCCTTGTTTACTCTTCCGTACGTAAACAAACAACTTAATGAAGAATGGCTAGCGGAGTTTCTTGCTATCCCTACCATGGTAGAGTCGGTTTCTATGGAAACTACCGTATACAAAAATGTGATGCAACTTCCGCCTTCGCATTCTATAACAGTTCAAAATGGAAAGGTTTCCATTAGTAGATATTTGACTTTGGAAGTTAACGAACCTTTAAGATTTGGCAGCAACGATGAATACGAAGAAGCGTTTAGAGAAGTACTTCAAAGAGCAGTAAAAGAAAGATTACGAACTCATGGAAAAGTGGGTTCCCACCTTAGTGGAGGGCTTGACTCTGGTTCAGTTGTGAGCTTTGCAGCTCAAGAGCTTAAGAAAAAAGGACAAAAATTACATACATTTAGTTATATTCCTGAAGATAGCTTCGAAGATTGGACACCTTACTATTATCAAGCTGACGAGCGTCCTTATGTAAAAGAGACAGTGAGGCATGTTGGAAATATAAAGGACCACTATTTAGATTTTGCAGGCAAGAGCCCTTTGTCTGAAATTGATGATTTTTTAGACATCATGGAAATGCCCTATAAATTCTTTGAGAATGCGTATTGGTTAAATGGAATTAATGAATACGCACAAAAGCAAGGGGTTAAGGTTTTATTAAATGGGGCTAGAGGTAACCATTCTATCTCATGGGGTTCCTGGAACATGACTATGAATTATTATGGCAATCTTTTAAAGAAACTAAAGTGGATACAACTAAATTCTGAATTGAATTTTTATTGTAGAAATTTTAGAACTGGAAAGAGGGTTATGCTTCCACAAGTTGTAAAGAAAGCTTTCCCTAATGCTATAAACATGTTTCAAAAACAAATTAGTACACCATATCAATTCCCAGCCTTCATTGAGCCTAGTTTTGCTAACAGAACAAAAGTGTATGAGAAACTTAAAGCTTATGATGACATAGGTCTTCATGGTGGCACAGTGAATAACTTACAAGAATATCGAATGAAATATTACCAGCAACTCTACCCATGGAACAAAAGCGGGACAGCGAATACAAAGTTGTCATTACGATACGGAATGTGGGATAGGGATCCAACCAATGACCTTAGCGTTATCAAGTTCTGCTTGGCAGTACCCGAAGAGCAATATGTAGTCGGAGGGCTTGAACGCTCTCTAATTAGAAGGTCAATGAAAGGCTGGCTACCAGAAAAAGTGAGATTAAATCAAGTTGTTAGAGGAATTCAAGGCGCGGACACTATTCATCGAATGAGTAGTCAATGGAAAAATTTCATACATGAACTAGAATCCACAGTTCATAATCCGATTATCACAGAATTCATTGATAAAAACGTAATAAAACAATCAATTGAAAGAATAAAAGCAGAACCAAAACCGGAATTAGTATTTGATGATGATTTTAAGATATTAACAAGAACATTAATAGTCTCTAGATTCATAAAACAATTTCATTGA
- a CDS encoding ABC transporter ATP-binding protein, with protein sequence MTYSIKMILSFFDKKERKKLLILFFMMIVAAIFETVGIGLIVPFVGVVTNPLIIQEQAILAYIYKLFNFQSSTSFIIFSVVFLLGIFVFKNFYLLFFYYAQNRVILNQQVKLSSNLFKEYLTKPYPFHLQRNTAELLRNVNNEVPKVFQGIIMSGFYLLTEVLVITCIFVLLLITSPIATLTASILLSVSVFLFFKLFKKKISKLGKEQQQVTGNMIKWVNQGLGASKEVKVSGKESFFINAYKSQSQINANNKRYLNMLEQAPRLFIETILVSIVLITMLIIIFQGTNTTQVVSTMALFAMAAFRLMPSINRVVGMITGIRYSYPALAIIYKDLFEDNEKYNDSSTNKKINLLSNKNEKTFKDTIVLKDISFRYPEQKQYAVRDVSLTIPIGKSVAFIGESGAGKTTVVDIILGLLQPEKGSILVDEIKLIEQIGTWQNNIGYIPQSIFLSDDTIRGNVAFGIDNDEIDDNEVWRSLEQAKLKDFVLELPEKLDTKVGERGVRLSGGQRQRIGIARALYHNPEILFMDEATSALDSETEMEIMKAIDGLKGQKTLIIIAHRLSTIKNCDITFTIHKGRLVSSEYNLEKSIM encoded by the coding sequence ATGACATATAGTATAAAAATGATTTTGAGTTTTTTTGATAAAAAAGAAAGGAAAAAGTTACTAATACTTTTTTTTATGATGATTGTAGCAGCTATTTTTGAAACTGTAGGAATAGGCTTAATTGTTCCTTTTGTTGGGGTTGTAACTAACCCACTGATTATACAGGAGCAAGCTATTCTCGCATATATTTATAAACTTTTTAATTTTCAATCTAGTACCTCGTTTATAATATTTTCAGTTGTTTTCTTGTTAGGAATATTTGTATTTAAAAATTTTTATTTGTTGTTCTTCTATTATGCACAAAATAGAGTTATTTTAAATCAACAAGTAAAGTTATCTAGTAATCTATTTAAAGAATATCTAACAAAACCCTATCCTTTCCACCTGCAACGGAATACAGCTGAATTACTTCGTAATGTTAATAATGAAGTTCCTAAGGTTTTTCAAGGAATTATCATGTCAGGATTTTACTTGTTAACTGAGGTCCTTGTTATCACATGTATTTTTGTTTTATTGCTAATTACTTCACCAATCGCTACACTTACTGCTTCTATATTACTTAGCGTGAGTGTTTTTTTATTTTTTAAATTGTTCAAAAAGAAAATTAGCAAGTTGGGGAAAGAACAACAACAGGTTACTGGGAACATGATTAAATGGGTTAATCAAGGATTAGGAGCGAGCAAAGAAGTTAAAGTTTCAGGTAAAGAGAGTTTTTTTATAAATGCTTATAAATCACAAAGTCAAATTAATGCAAATAATAAAAGATACTTGAATATGTTAGAACAAGCACCTCGTCTTTTTATTGAAACCATATTAGTTTCGATTGTGTTAATTACAATGCTTATTATCATTTTTCAGGGTACAAATACTACACAGGTTGTTTCGACTATGGCATTGTTTGCAATGGCAGCATTTAGACTAATGCCATCAATCAACAGAGTAGTAGGGATGATAACTGGAATTCGATATAGTTACCCAGCTTTAGCAATTATCTATAAGGATTTATTTGAGGACAATGAAAAATATAATGACAGCTCAACTAATAAGAAAATAAATCTATTGTCAAATAAAAATGAAAAAACTTTTAAAGACACAATTGTATTAAAGGATATTTCTTTTAGGTATCCTGAACAAAAACAATATGCCGTTAGAGACGTTTCTCTTACAATTCCTATTGGAAAATCAGTAGCTTTTATTGGTGAATCTGGAGCTGGTAAAACAACGGTTGTAGACATTATTTTAGGTCTATTACAACCTGAAAAAGGGTCTATATTAGTTGATGAAATAAAATTAATAGAGCAAATTGGGACATGGCAAAATAATATTGGATATATTCCGCAATCTATATTTTTATCAGATGATACTATTCGTGGAAATGTAGCTTTTGGAATTGATAATGACGAGATTGATGACAATGAAGTTTGGAGATCATTAGAACAAGCTAAATTAAAAGATTTTGTACTTGAATTACCTGAAAAGCTAGATACCAAAGTCGGAGAGCGCGGGGTTAGACTTTCAGGTGGACAAAGACAACGAATTGGAATTGCTAGGGCGCTATATCATAATCCCGAAATACTATTTATGGATGAGGCAACATCAGCTTTAGATTCTGAGACAGAAATGGAGATAATGAAAGCCATTGATGGATTAAAAGGACAGAAAACTTTAATAATCATTGCGCATAGGTTAAGTACGATAAAAAATTGTGATATTACTTTTACTATCCATAAAGGAAGACTAGTGTCTAGTGAGTATAATTTAGAGAAGTCGATAATGTAG
- a CDS encoding aldolase, translating into MINLIDTTTYKAFGFDVNSMIDLPELQKVSDCDEASDINIMITDLTEKLDKHGVKGQYFTVTNEFVLFHVPEIAIFLIQDGNTILVSPYEGATTDHIRLYLLGTCMGILLMQRKILPLHGSALAIDGKAYAIVGDSGAGKSTLASALLKQGYGLISDDVIPVTLSEEGIPMVTPAYPQQKLWQESLTEFGMDSVGYRPIVDRETKFAIPVQSQFVTESMPLAGVFELVKTNDDDVKLQPITGLERFQKLYYHTYRNFLLEPMGLMQWHFNLCAQMVSKLRVYQLQRPVSRFTANDLVSLLLSTVQEGENK; encoded by the coding sequence ATGATAAACCTTATAGATACAACTACCTATAAAGCGTTTGGTTTTGATGTGAATAGTATGATAGATTTGCCTGAATTACAGAAAGTATCAGATTGCGATGAAGCATCTGATATCAATATAATGATTACCGATTTAACAGAAAAATTAGATAAACATGGTGTAAAGGGTCAATACTTCACTGTTACCAATGAGTTTGTTTTATTTCACGTTCCTGAAATTGCAATATTCCTTATTCAAGATGGTAATACGATATTAGTGTCTCCTTATGAAGGAGCGACAACAGACCATATCCGCCTTTATCTTCTCGGTACATGCATGGGCATTCTCTTAATGCAACGAAAAATCCTTCCTCTTCATGGTAGTGCACTTGCTATTGATGGAAAGGCTTATGCTATCGTTGGGGATTCAGGAGCGGGAAAGTCAACATTAGCTTCGGCCTTATTGAAGCAGGGCTATGGCCTAATCAGTGATGATGTCATTCCTGTCACTCTCTCAGAAGAGGGAATTCCAATGGTAACACCTGCCTATCCTCAGCAAAAGCTTTGGCAAGAAAGTTTAACAGAGTTTGGAATGGATTCAGTCGGATATCGACCAATTGTGGATAGAGAAACCAAGTTTGCGATACCGGTTCAATCACAGTTTGTCACAGAGTCCATGCCGTTAGCTGGTGTGTTTGAACTTGTGAAAACGAATGACGATGATGTTAAGTTGCAGCCCATAACTGGTTTAGAACGTTTCCAGAAATTATATTATCATACGTATCGTAATTTTTTACTTGAACCTATGGGGTTAATGCAATGGCATTTCAATCTATGTGCGCAAATGGTTTCTAAACTGCGTGTGTACCAGCTTCAACGACCTGTTTCTCGGTTTACCGCAAATGATTTAGTTTCACTATTACTTTCTACAGTTCAGGAGGGGGAAAATAAATGA
- the galE gene encoding UDP-glucose 4-epimerase GalE gives MNILITGGAGYIGSHTCVELLNAGYNIVVVDNLSNSSQLSLHRVRKITGKDFLFYKADIRDKNALETIFHDNQIGAVIHFAGLKAVGESVSMPLKYYQNNVAGTVTLCEVMEKHGVFHLVFSSSATVYGEQECVPVNEDSTLHATNPYGRTKLMIEDILRDLSNSDSNWSVALLRYFNPVGAHESGRIGEDPNGLPNNLVPYITQVAVGKLSELQVFGSDYPTADGTGVRDYIHVVDLAVGHIKALDKVLFSKGINAYNLGTGNGYSVLEMVHAFEEVIGRPIPYRLCVRRPGDIAISYADVRKAKLELGWEATKGINEMCKDSWRWQVENPNGYKEKYSEKMK, from the coding sequence ATGAATATCCTAATTACTGGAGGGGCCGGTTACATTGGCTCTCATACTTGTGTTGAATTGCTTAATGCAGGTTATAACATTGTCGTTGTTGACAATTTATCAAATAGTAGTCAATTGTCCTTGCACCGTGTTCGCAAAATTACGGGTAAGGATTTTTTATTTTATAAAGCTGATATTCGAGACAAAAATGCATTAGAAACTATTTTTCATGACAATCAGATTGGTGCAGTTATTCATTTTGCAGGATTAAAGGCTGTTGGAGAATCGGTTTCTATGCCTCTTAAGTACTATCAAAATAATGTAGCTGGCACGGTTACACTGTGTGAAGTGATGGAGAAACATGGGGTTTTTCACTTAGTTTTTAGTTCATCAGCAACCGTATATGGAGAACAGGAGTGTGTTCCAGTCAATGAGGATTCGACGCTTCACGCAACTAACCCATATGGACGAACGAAACTCATGATTGAAGATATTTTACGGGATTTAAGTAATTCAGATAGTAATTGGAGTGTTGCTTTGTTACGTTACTTTAATCCTGTTGGAGCTCATGAAAGTGGTCGTATTGGAGAAGATCCTAACGGGTTACCTAATAATTTGGTTCCATATATAACTCAAGTTGCAGTCGGGAAACTATCAGAACTCCAAGTTTTCGGAAGTGACTATCCGACTGCAGATGGAACTGGTGTTAGAGATTATATACACGTAGTTGATTTAGCGGTCGGTCATATAAAAGCATTAGATAAGGTGTTATTTAGCAAAGGGATAAATGCCTATAATCTAGGTACCGGTAATGGATACAGTGTATTGGAAATGGTTCATGCCTTTGAAGAAGTAATTGGTAGGCCCATTCCTTATAGGCTATGTGTTCGAAGACCTGGGGATATAGCAATTAGTTATGCCGATGTAAGAAAGGCCAAGTTGGAATTAGGATGGGAAGCTACAAAAGGTATTAATGAAATGTGCAAGGATTCGTGGCGCTGGCAAGTGGAGAATCCAAACGGTTATAAAGAAAAATACAGTGAAAAAATGAAATGA
- a CDS encoding paeninodin family lasso peptide produces the protein MKKTWEKPLLEVLELNMTMSNPHSGNALDQTYEDGTPREDLTWS, from the coding sequence ATGAAAAAAACATGGGAAAAGCCTTTATTAGAAGTTTTAGAATTAAATATGACAATGTCCAATCCTCATAGCGGAAACGCTCTTGACCAAACCTATGAAGATGGAACACCAAGAGAAGATTTAACATGGAGCTAA
- a CDS encoding polysaccharide pyruvyl transferase family protein, whose amino-acid sequence MKRIFVDIYLQFNLGDDLFLDILAKRFPDAQFTVNYLGNSYDDFLLKYDNVSRRKYNFINKIGQRLKITDSITNYDKVAEEHDALLFIGGSIFREEDYHHSLYQDRLKMVTEFKKIGKQVFILGANFGPYSSQNFYSDYERLFSLCDEVCFRDLYSYKLFNHISHVRYAPDIVFQMDLNNYKNHSKKKIVGFSIIDVRHKKGLEKYYEEYINSNVKSIQILIKKGYECCLMSFCEHEGDSNVIDKIIVKLSKQEKERVGKYEYKGNLEEAIKLIASFKLFLAARFHANILALLLNVPLLPIIYSEKTKNVLNDINFQGHIIEMKKLCYQYDEHLIKESMNTRVDLKDIRNNAKLQFDKFEEFIKEDNVIHQ is encoded by the coding sequence ATGAAAAGGATATTTGTAGATATATATTTACAATTTAACCTAGGAGACGATTTATTTTTAGATATCCTAGCAAAGAGATTCCCAGATGCTCAATTCACGGTAAATTATTTAGGAAATAGTTATGATGATTTTTTATTAAAATATGATAATGTAAGTCGTAGAAAATACAATTTTATTAATAAAATTGGACAACGACTTAAAATAACTGATTCTATTACTAATTATGACAAAGTAGCTGAAGAACACGATGCTTTGTTATTTATTGGTGGATCTATATTTAGAGAAGAAGACTACCATCACTCTTTATACCAGGACAGATTAAAAATGGTAACTGAATTTAAAAAAATTGGGAAACAAGTTTTTATTCTAGGTGCAAACTTTGGTCCTTATTCATCACAAAATTTTTACTCTGATTATGAACGACTGTTTTCTTTATGTGATGAAGTCTGTTTTAGAGATTTATACTCTTATAAATTATTCAATCATATTAGTCATGTTCGTTATGCACCAGATATTGTTTTTCAAATGGATTTAAACAATTACAAAAATCATAGCAAAAAGAAGATAGTCGGTTTTTCAATCATTGATGTAAGACATAAGAAGGGCTTAGAAAAATATTATGAGGAATATATCAATAGTAATGTAAAATCAATTCAAATCTTAATTAAAAAAGGCTATGAATGCTGTTTAATGTCTTTCTGTGAACATGAAGGAGATTCTAATGTTATTGATAAAATCATAGTTAAGTTAAGTAAGCAAGAAAAGGAAAGGGTTGGAAAATATGAGTATAAAGGGAATTTAGAAGAAGCTATAAAATTAATAGCTTCTTTTAAATTGTTTTTAGCAGCAAGGTTTCATGCTAATATACTTGCGCTTTTATTAAATGTACCGTTATTACCAATAATTTACAGCGAAAAAACAAAGAATGTTCTAAACGATATAAACTTTCAAGGACATATAATAGAAATGAAAAAACTGTGTTATCAATATGATGAACATCTAATTAAGGAGTCAATGAACACAAGGGTAGATTTAAAAGATATTAGAAATAATGCCAAATTACAATTTGATAAATTTGAAGAGTTCATCAAAGAGGACAATGTTATACATCAATAA
- a CDS encoding phosphotransferase, which yields MEQYINARRSSFNLNNVREVLNVIIPVLKSVKSARKTYIIESRDYIKKNISQIDLLLASDRLYNEKIEYESILNFVDFINTKIKYKIMNEMKLVYSHGDLWEGNLLISKFKKPVIIDWETGGLRSLYFDFYYFMFMLASKKNSFGKVDKEEIKMLHRTLNYIIRESQISNKNNLNIDIEIYRYLFYIELIKMKLEEKKRDMNKQEVMTWIKRFKAFEAEIIRCK from the coding sequence ATCGAACAATATATTAATGCAAGAAGGAGTTCATTTAACTTAAATAATGTTAGAGAGGTCTTAAATGTAATAATACCTGTATTAAAATCAGTAAAAAGTGCAAGGAAAACTTACATCATAGAAAGCAGAGATTATATTAAAAAGAATATATCTCAGATAGATTTATTACTAGCTAGTGATAGATTGTACAACGAAAAAATAGAATATGAAAGTATCTTAAATTTTGTAGACTTTATTAATACAAAAATTAAATACAAAATAATGAATGAAATGAAATTAGTTTATTCTCACGGTGATTTATGGGAAGGTAACCTTTTAATAAGTAAATTTAAAAAACCAGTAATAATTGACTGGGAAACTGGTGGGCTAAGAAGCCTTTACTTTGATTTTTATTATTTTATGTTTATGTTAGCCTCTAAGAAAAACAGTTTTGGAAAAGTTGATAAAGAAGAAATTAAAATGTTACATCGAACTTTAAATTACATAATTCGAGAAAGTCAGATATCTAACAAAAATAATTTAAATATAGACATTGAGATATATCGTTATCTTTTTTATATTGAATTAATTAAAATGAAACTCGAAGAGAAAAAAAGGGATATGAACAAACAAGAAGTAATGACGTGGATTAAAAGATTTAAGGCTTTTGAAGCGGAAATAATTCGATGTAAATAA